The DNA segment AACTACAGTTGTAATACATGTAATTGTTAAAAGTTAAAAATCCTTGTGTACATACTGAGTAACCTCTGTTTAAAGCAACTGCAGTTGAGATGGCTGTGATATATGAAACATGATAGTTATGAAATGTTGTTCTACTGCCTCGTTTTGATGTGCATATGTGAATATTAGCCAAAATCTGATTAAAAGGGCAGCCCGGCGCACAAAGCATTCCGCGTTCACCCGGGATCTGGGGAAGGGACGCACTTCAAGggggtgtgatgtaggcagcctacCCTGATGCTTGGCAAAATCTGATTAGCCAAAATCTGATTAAGAGAGAAACAtagggaaagaagaagaaaaggggaaaaaagaaaggagaagatAGAACGTCACTATGTTAGTTAAAGGGCAAATTACTTCTTGCGAACTGACAGAATTTTCGAATAAGTACAGCATGCTGAAGAATACAACAGAATTGCCACTTTTGCAGGTAGAATACTGCATGCACTAGAAGCATATCAGCCAAATTCTTACTACACAACGACCTATGTCTTTTGTGCCTGCACATAAAAGATCCTTCCTAAGGAGAGGGCTACAAAAAAGTATATATACACAACTTTGAAGACAAAAGCACAAAATGGCATGTAATAGTagccaaaagaaaaaggaaaagaggctACTCGCAAGCAGGTTTGGTGTCAAAGCTACTTAAAACAGATTGCAAATGCTTGGAACGCCGATAGGGGGTAGTGGTAATCCATGGTGAAAATGTCTTTCCCTATCTTCCCAAATTGCAAGATTACTTTTTCTAGTTCTGTGATTGGGATGCCCTGGGATGTGCCAGAGGAGGCCACCAGCTGAAAATTCTGACAGAGGCCACTGTAACACGGCCTTTCAAATTCAGACACCAACATTGCAATTGTTCATGCCATCTTGGAGCTTTATtcctcaaaatcaaaggttcTGTATTCTTTAGAATTGTTTCAACTGGCTCATCGAAACAACTACAAATAGAATCTTGGACTGTCCTATTTGAAACTGCTGATACTGAAGATGAATTGCACTGAACGTGTTCTTTGAAAGTTGCTGGTGTAGGAGCAGATCCACCTTCTTGAATTGCAGTGGAAGGGATCACATGCATAGTGCACTGCATTCTTCTTGGCCCCCTTGTACGTAGAACATTGACTTCCTAAGAAATGGTGTCCACATTGTGATTTCCAAATAACTGCTATGGCTCTACCTTCTTCATAGCAAACTTTTTATGTAACACACCACTGGAGTGGATCAATAAATTGCATGGTTGCTGAGCGTCATAAATAACAAACTTAGTCCCGAGAAAATTAGACCTGATCAATGGAAGCAATTAGTAGCAGGAGGACAATCTGGCCTTTTTTTCTTAAGACAAAGAATAAGATGAAGCTTCATACCAACCTTAACTTCCCAACATAACAATCACTTGCCCGGGAAAAATCATCTTTCGACATGGATATTAAGTCAGTGCATGTGGCCCTTCTAATCTTCTTTGCCGTCAATAGCAATTTACTGGCATCCCCTGAAAGAGCTGAATATGTTGAAATCATCAGACCTATATAAGATAATTTCTCACAAGTTATCATCTGAATCATCAAGATGGTGTAATAACAGTGAGACAGAAGAGTAGCGTTCGATAAGGTATCTTAAGCTGGAATCAATGATATCAGGAAGAAGTGTAGGAACTGAATCACAACTGGAGGGAGAAAAAGTACAAAGTGCATACATTTTCTATTTATTAGGAAAGCAACGAGATTGATCACAAATATAATTAGAAAGTCAGAGTAATAAACTTGAATTGATAGATCAAGAACAAAGTGGAGGGCGAGAGTATCATAATTTACCAGGACTCAGGCCAAGATATAATCGGAAAGTTGATGTTGCCCTTTCTCTTTTTATAAAGCACTGAATTGGACAACCTCTAGGCCCAGGCTAACAGGAATTCAAGAAGTGAAATCAGGGTCAGTTTGCTAATAAACAGCTAAACGAACAAGAAAATAATGCAACATCAAATCTACCTGCTTCAACGACGTAGGAAAAGTCAGCAGCCCACATTGTTCCGGAGTTCTAACAACCTCCTTGGTTGTTTCCCTCCAGGACCGGCACACAGAGGCACAGGTAACTACATCTCTACGGGCAGGCCATGTTATCTCACTTGCCTCTATTCGCTGGATTATGTCAAGCAGCAGTTCATGTGGCAAACTCGCCCACAGACTTTCTTGAACGACTATACATGGAGAGGATGTTAACCTCTCAAGAGCCACATATGACCTTCCACGGCTCAATACACACTTTTTCTCAGCTTGCTTTTTTGATTTGCCATCTACATTATCTCCTACCCCCTTAAGCTCATGAATAATTGATTTCATCGCCATTTCATTCCCTCGACTACTCGTATGTTGAGTAATAATCATGGAATCAAAGGATACAAGTAATGTTGAACTAAAAAAAAAGGAACATCAAATTCTACATCTCACACTACTGAATATGCGAAAGAGTTGCCTCCAACTCCAATTTTTGCAACCATTTTACCTCAAGCTTAGTTCTTAATGTTCAAATTCGAGTCAATTACTCAAATAGTCACTcaactatcccaaattatctcctaaagtcacttttctttcgtttgtaacaacaaagtcactgaactatgcctattgcactcagaaggtgactcaactagattttccaaattttggattgccaaatgcctattttaccctctaaattataaacatttatcttctttttatttttttaaactttttaatattatgattttttcctttttaatttatattacgAACTTActtatagaataaataaatactattatttataaattaaaaaaataaaaagtatttaagcatCTATAATGTtagaataacaaaataatgagcatagtaaaaaaattaattagaataatttgttcgtaataataattttaatattaacaacaaaaattcaaaaatttatttacacaatctagaatgaaagaaaataaaggttgtaaaatatatattccatgcacgtaatataagaataattacttaaataaaggtatttttataatatacattatatattcttgaaaattatgctcaattatattattatgtttCTACTAACTTTCCGACGACACAAAGTTATGTCACCGGAAAGtatggggactatctgtatagggtaaaatatgctatGTTAAGTCGTTCATGGAAAAGGCGTATCCAGGATTTTGAGAGGATGGGTGCACTATTAAAAAGAGGTGGATCCAGAATataaattttatgggttcaatATTTTTAGTTCTTACGATTGCTACCCATTACACTTTTTAAATAGGAATTTTCTTAAATCTATATTtatttttcatgttgaaaataTTGGGATCAGTTGAACCCATTGACTACATGCTACATCATACACTACTTCTAGTTTTAATATACATATTTTGTTTAATCATATAAGATTTTACAGCGACAAAAGAAGAATAGGAATTTCAATGTGTGAAAATTTTGAAGAATAAAccaaacaaaaaagaaataaaaagaaaaagtacTTAAAATACGCAATAAATAACACCAGACACGGCCATTCCCGTGGGCATCTAGTtctagaaaaaaagagaggaaaaaacaaTAAGATTGACATAAGATTTGAACTCACAGCCTCACCTAGAGAGATACATCCAATAACCATCACATTATATAATACTTTGAGCATGGGTGCACAaacatatatttaaaaaaaatatataacatTACTATACATGATTTAGTGAGGGGAGCATGGGTTCACGTGCCACATGGAACCCCCTCCCTCTAGATACGCCCCtggtgcatggaatatatataatataattgagcataattttcaagaatatataatgtgtATTATAAAAATagctttatttaaataattatttttatattacgtgcatggaatatatattttacaacatttattttctttcattctgaattgtgtaaataaatttttgaatttttgttgttaatactaaaattattattactaacaaatttttttaattaatttttttactatgctcattattttattatccagcattatatatgcttaaatactttttattttttaatttataaataatattatttattttataggtAAGTCCAtgatataaattaaaaaggaaaaatcatattattaaaaagtttaaaaaaataaaaagaagat comes from the Nicotiana sylvestris chromosome 4, ASM39365v2, whole genome shotgun sequence genome and includes:
- the LOC104221756 gene encoding LOW QUALITY PROTEIN: tubby-like F-box protein 5 (The sequence of the model RefSeq protein was modified relative to this genomic sequence to represent the inferred CDS: inserted 1 base in 1 codon; deleted 1 base in 1 codon; substituted 2 bases at 2 genomic stop codons) → MAMKSIIHELKGVGDNVDGKSKKQAEKKCVLSRGRSYVALERLTSSPCIVVQESLWASLPHELLLDIIQRIEASEITWPARRDVVTCASVCRSWRETTKEVVRTPEQCGLLTFPTSLKQPGPRGCPIQCFIKRERATSTFRLYLGLSPALSGDASKLLLTAKKIRRATCTDLISMSKDDFSRASDCYVGKLRSNFLGTKFVIYDAQQPCNLLIHSSGVLHKKFAMKKVEPXQLFGNHNVDTISXEVNVLRTRGPRRMQCTMHVIPSTAIQEGGSAPTPATFKEHVQCNSSSVSAVSNRTVQDSICSCFDEPVETILKNTEPLILRNKAPRWHEQLQCWCLNLKGRVTVASVXNFQLVASSGTSQGIPITELEKVILQFGKIGKDIFTMDYHYPLSAFQAFAICLSSFDTKPACE